From the genome of Oncorhynchus clarkii lewisi isolate Uvic-CL-2024 chromosome 11, UVic_Ocla_1.0, whole genome shotgun sequence, one region includes:
- the LOC139420630 gene encoding class E basic helix-loop-helix protein 22-like: MDRRMNLNGPGDIFHKTLSAVSNRKMDSFRSAAGVDLPGSRDRQSPISCFDQTDSDPIQPGGLAGGRGGPLGLPTGSLCVKFGESSNRTSAAESSGGEQSQDDDSDGRCEMVLLADGRTVAAGKPEGGKKNKEQKTLRLNINARERRRMHDLNDALDELRSVIPYAHSPSVRKLSKIATLLLAKNYILMQAQALEEMRRLVAYLNQGQAISAASIPATTALAAPGLPGLSAGISAYDQPPVYPFTTGLAGSSCPDKCVLFNNVTSSLFKQCTDKP; this comes from the coding sequence ATGGACAGAAGAATGAACTTGAACGGACCGGGAGATATTTTCCACAAAACACTCAGTGCTGTCTCTAACAGAAAGATGGACTCCTTCAGGTCAGCGGCTGGTGTTGACCTGCCGGGGTCCAGGGACCGCCAGTCGCCGATCAGCTGTTTCGACCAGACCGACTCAGACCCGATTCAACCCGGTGGACTGGCTGGCGGTCGAGGGGGACCGCTGGGTCTGCCGACCGGATCTTTGTGCGTCAAGTTCGGCGAGAGCAGCAACAGGACCTCGGCGGCCGAGAGCAGTGGCGGGGAGCAGAGCCAGGACGATGACAGCGACGGCAGATGTGAGATGGTCCTCCTGGCCGATGGGAGAACGGTGGCCGCCGGTAAACCGGAGGGAGGTAAGAAAAATAAAGAGCAGAAAACACTCAGACTAAACATCAATGCGCGGGAGAGACGAAGGATGCACGACCTGAACGACGCGCTGGACGAGCTGCGCTCTGTCATCCCGTACGCGCACAGTCCCTCAGTGCGGAAACTCTCCAAAATCGCCACTTTGCTACTCGCCAAAAACTACATCCTCATGCAGGCGCAGGCTCTGGAAGAGATGAGGAGGCTGGTGGCCTATCTGAACCAGGGTCAGGCCATCTCAGCGGCGTCCATACCCGCCACAACGGCCCTTGCTGCTCCGGGTCTACCGGGTCTGAGCGCGGGGATAAGTGCGTACGACCAGCCGCCTGTGTACCCCTTCACCACCGGATTGGCCGGGTCTTCCTGCCCCGACAAATGTGTCCTTTTCAACAACGTCACCTCGAGCCTGTTTAAACAATGCACTGACAAGCCTTAA